In Flavivirga abyssicola, the following are encoded in one genomic region:
- a CDS encoding glutamine synthetase beta-grasp domain-containing protein, producing the protein MAKIKLEYLWLDGYKPTQNLRSKTKVEEHENFQGTLEEIGNWSFDGSSTQQAEGGSSDCLLKPVAIYPDPARINGYLVMTEVLNADGTPHESNGRATIDDNDNDFWFGFEQEYFIMDTHTQLPLGFPIGGYPGPQGMYYCSVGGKNTHGRDFVEEHANLCIEAGLNFEGINQEVASGQWEFQLFAKGAKKAGDEIWIARYLLDRLTEKYGYYIEYHPKPVKGDWNGSGMHANFSNSTLRTCGSQEVYEKICEAFRPVTKEHIEVYGEFNDQRLTGLHETASINDFSYGVSDRGASIRIPIITVEKGWKGWLEDRRPASNGDPYKIAGRIIKTVKSANV; encoded by the coding sequence ATGGCAAAAATTAAATTAGAATACCTTTGGTTAGATGGTTACAAGCCAACTCAAAACTTGAGAAGTAAAACTAAGGTAGAAGAGCATGAAAACTTTCAAGGAACATTAGAAGAAATAGGAAACTGGTCTTTTGATGGTTCATCAACACAACAAGCTGAAGGAGGATCTTCAGATTGTTTATTAAAACCTGTTGCGATATACCCAGATCCTGCTCGTATTAATGGATATTTAGTAATGACTGAAGTTTTAAATGCTGATGGTACGCCTCACGAATCTAACGGAAGAGCTACTATTGATGATAATGATAATGATTTCTGGTTCGGATTTGAGCAAGAATACTTTATCATGGACACGCATACTCAACTACCTTTAGGATTCCCAATTGGAGGTTATCCTGGACCACAAGGTATGTACTACTGCTCTGTTGGTGGAAAAAACACACACGGTAGAGACTTTGTAGAAGAGCATGCAAACTTATGTATTGAAGCTGGTTTAAATTTTGAAGGTATTAACCAAGAGGTTGCTAGTGGACAATGGGAATTCCAATTATTTGCTAAGGGAGCTAAAAAAGCTGGTGATGAAATTTGGATTGCTAGATATTTATTAGACAGATTAACTGAAAAATACGGATACTATATTGAGTATCACCCAAAACCTGTAAAGGGTGACTGGAATGGTTCTGGTATGCACGCAAACTTCTCTAACTCAACTTTAAGAACTTGTGGTTCTCAAGAAGTTTACGAGAAAATATGTGAAGCGTTCAGACCTGTTACTAAAGAACACATTGAAGTATATGGTGAGTTTAACGATCAACGTTTAACTGGTTTACACGAAACGGCTTCTATTAACGATTTCTCTTATGGAGTATCTGATAGAGGTGCGTCAATTCGTATTCCAATCATTACTGTAGAAAAAGGATGGAAAGGATGGTTAGAAGACAGAAGACCTGCTTCAAACGGAGATCCATACAAAATTGCTGGTAGAATCATTAAGACTGTTAAATCCGCTAACGTCTAA
- a CDS encoding calcium/sodium antiporter has protein sequence MSLLWVILGFTLLVVGGEFLVRSSVALSFKFSISKMVIGMTVVSFATSAPELLVSVQAALSGSPAIAINNVVGSNIANIGLVLGVTAMVGAIAVDKSFYKLNWPVMMVFSIVLYYFLKNDNVLTAIEGSILFIGLILFLYALIKKGKKDTSVEEVDDALAVVSNFKIILWLAIGATALYFGSEWLVEGSKEIARSVGVSEAVIGVSLIAIGTSVPELAASVIAAAKQEKAISLGNLIGSNIFNIASVLGLTAIIKPITVTEPQILSHDIFWMLGFSFILIPIIFLPKRLQISRGKGFFLVFAYGVFMFLIFTRG, from the coding sequence ATGAGTTTACTTTGGGTCATCCTTGGTTTTACATTATTAGTAGTAGGAGGTGAGTTTCTTGTACGTTCATCTGTAGCATTGTCTTTTAAGTTTAGTATATCTAAAATGGTTATTGGTATGACGGTGGTATCTTTTGCAACATCAGCACCAGAGCTACTAGTTAGTGTACAAGCAGCATTATCGGGATCGCCAGCCATAGCAATTAATAATGTTGTAGGTTCTAACATTGCTAATATAGGTTTGGTACTTGGGGTTACAGCAATGGTAGGAGCTATAGCAGTTGATAAATCATTTTATAAGCTTAATTGGCCCGTTATGATGGTTTTCTCAATAGTACTTTATTATTTTCTTAAAAATGATAATGTTCTTACAGCTATAGAAGGTAGCATTTTATTCATAGGTCTTATTCTTTTTTTATATGCATTGATAAAGAAAGGAAAGAAAGATACTAGTGTAGAAGAAGTTGATGATGCTTTAGCGGTTGTTTCAAATTTTAAAATAATTCTTTGGCTGGCTATAGGAGCTACGGCTTTATATTTTGGAAGTGAATGGTTAGTAGAAGGATCAAAGGAAATTGCGCGCTCAGTAGGTGTTAGTGAAGCGGTAATAGGAGTTTCTCTAATAGCTATAGGTACTAGTGTTCCAGAATTAGCGGCATCGGTCATCGCTGCAGCAAAGCAAGAAAAGGCTATTTCTTTAGGTAATTTAATAGGTTCTAATATTTTTAATATAGCATCGGTTTTAGGTTTAACAGCTATAATAAAACCTATTACTGTTACAGAGCCTCAAATATTGTCTCATGATATTTTTTGGATGCTTGGCTTTAGTTTTATTTTAATACCAATAATATTTTTACCAAAGAGATTACAAATCAGTAGAGGAAAAGGATTCTTTTTAGTGTTTGCTTATGGCGTTTTTATGTTCTTAATATTTACCAGAGGATAA
- a CDS encoding BlaI/MecI/CopY family transcriptional regulator — translation MEKLTNKEEEIMHILWKLEKAFVKDVLAEIKSDKPHYNTLSTIIRNLEEKGYVSYNAYGKTHQYYPIVSKEDYKKKFMNLAIDHYFNNSYKNMVSFFAKEEKISVDELKEIIELIEKNN, via the coding sequence ATGGAAAAATTAACAAACAAGGAAGAAGAAATCATGCATATTTTATGGAAGTTAGAAAAGGCATTTGTTAAGGATGTACTGGCAGAAATAAAAAGTGATAAACCTCACTATAATACGCTTTCAACTATTATAAGAAATTTAGAGGAAAAAGGTTATGTTTCCTACAATGCCTATGGTAAAACGCATCAATACTACCCCATTGTTAGCAAAGAGGATTACAAGAAAAAGTTTATGAACTTGGCAATAGACCATTATTTTAACAACTCTTATAAAAACATGGTATCATTTTTTGCCAAGGAAGAAAAAATTAGTGTAGACGAGCTTAAAGAGATTATTGAACTCATCGAAAAAAACAACTAG
- a CDS encoding glutamine synthetase III family protein — MSTLRFHAIKESLAYKPIIVEEKERRSDLFGKNVFNENTMRQYLTKDAFVGVINAVQYGKKIDRSIADQVASSMKDWALSKGVTHYTHWFQPLTGSTAEKHDAFFETIGDGMAIEKFGGSQLVQQEPDASSFPSGGIRNTFEARGYTAWDPTSPAFIYGTTLCIPTIFVAYTGEALDYKTPLLRALHAVDDAATAVCKYFDKNVKKVSSSLGWEQEYFLVDKMLAASRPDISLTGRTLLGHSPAKGQQLDDHYFGSIPNRALNFMRELETECMLLGIPVKTRHNEVAPNQFELAPIYEEANLAVDHNSLLMDIMGRVASRHNFKVLLHEKPFDGINGSGKHNNWSLSTDTGVNLLSTGKTPMSNLQFLTFFINTIKAVHEHEALLRAAIASASNDHRLGANEAPPAIISVFIGEQLTKVLEELEGVTKGKLSPQEKTELKLNVVGKIPDVLLDNTDRNRTSPFAFTGNKFEFRAVGSTANCGNPMTILNTIVAKQLKDFKIEVDKLIDKKDLKKDEAIFNVLREYIKSTKSILFEGNGYGKEWEEEAKKRGLSNNKTTPEALKAKISKETISLFEEMNVMSRVETEARYEIEVEAYIMHIQIESRVLGDIARNHIVPTAVKYQNILIENVRGLKEIFDKKFNLVSKEQINLIEEISNHIEGINANVTKMINERKKANAFEEIEKKALAYCNHVKPLFNDIRYHCDKLELLVDDEIWPLTKYRELLFTR, encoded by the coding sequence ATGTCAACATTAAGATTTCATGCCATCAAAGAGTCTCTTGCCTATAAACCAATTATTGTAGAAGAAAAAGAACGTAGGTCAGATCTGTTTGGAAAGAATGTATTTAATGAGAATACCATGCGTCAATACTTAACAAAAGATGCTTTTGTAGGCGTTATAAATGCCGTTCAATATGGGAAAAAAATAGATAGAAGCATAGCAGATCAAGTAGCATCTTCTATGAAAGATTGGGCATTATCAAAAGGCGTTACTCATTACACACATTGGTTTCAGCCATTAACAGGTTCTACAGCAGAAAAGCACGACGCATTTTTTGAAACCATTGGAGATGGTATGGCTATTGAAAAATTTGGAGGCAGTCAGTTAGTACAGCAAGAACCAGATGCTTCCAGCTTTCCTAGTGGGGGCATTAGAAATACCTTTGAAGCTAGAGGATATACAGCATGGGATCCAACATCACCAGCTTTTATATATGGCACCACCTTATGTATCCCAACCATATTTGTAGCTTATACCGGAGAAGCATTAGATTATAAAACGCCTTTATTGCGAGCGCTACATGCAGTAGATGATGCTGCAACTGCAGTTTGTAAATATTTTGACAAAAATGTAAAGAAAGTGTCATCCTCTTTAGGGTGGGAACAAGAGTACTTTTTAGTAGATAAAATGTTGGCGGCAAGTCGTCCGGATATTTCCTTAACAGGGAGAACATTATTAGGGCATTCGCCTGCTAAAGGACAACAATTAGATGATCATTATTTTGGATCCATTCCTAATAGAGCATTGAATTTTATGCGCGAACTGGAAACAGAATGTATGCTTTTAGGAATTCCTGTAAAGACCAGGCATAATGAAGTAGCGCCTAATCAATTTGAATTAGCTCCTATTTACGAAGAAGCTAATTTGGCTGTAGATCATAATTCGCTTTTAATGGATATTATGGGACGTGTTGCTTCACGGCATAATTTTAAAGTACTATTACATGAAAAGCCTTTTGATGGGATCAACGGTTCTGGTAAACATAATAACTGGTCACTTTCTACAGACACTGGTGTTAATTTATTAAGTACAGGAAAAACACCAATGAGTAATCTTCAATTTCTAACATTTTTCATTAATACAATTAAGGCGGTTCATGAACATGAAGCGCTATTAAGAGCAGCGATAGCATCGGCTAGTAATGATCATAGGTTAGGAGCTAATGAAGCACCACCTGCCATAATCTCAGTATTTATTGGAGAACAATTAACCAAAGTTCTAGAAGAGTTAGAAGGCGTGACTAAAGGAAAACTTTCACCTCAGGAAAAAACAGAACTTAAGCTTAATGTGGTTGGTAAAATACCAGATGTTTTACTCGATAATACAGATAGAAACAGAACCTCTCCTTTTGCATTTACTGGGAATAAATTTGAGTTTAGAGCTGTAGGGTCTACTGCAAATTGTGGGAACCCGATGACTATTTTAAATACCATAGTAGCCAAACAATTAAAAGATTTTAAAATTGAAGTCGATAAATTAATTGACAAGAAAGATTTAAAGAAAGATGAAGCTATATTTAATGTATTAAGAGAATATATTAAATCTACTAAAAGTATTTTATTTGAAGGAAACGGTTATGGAAAGGAATGGGAAGAAGAAGCTAAGAAAAGGGGGTTAAGTAATAATAAAACAACACCAGAAGCTTTAAAAGCTAAAATTTCTAAAGAAACCATTTCATTATTTGAAGAAATGAATGTTATGAGTCGGGTTGAAACTGAAGCTCGTTATGAGATAGAGGTTGAAGCTTATATTATGCATATTCAAATAGAAAGTCGCGTATTAGGTGATATAGCTCGAAATCATATTGTACCGACAGCCGTTAAATATCAAAATATTTTAATTGAAAATGTTAGAGGGTTAAAAGAAATATTTGATAAAAAATTTAATTTGGTTTCCAAAGAACAGATTAATTTAATTGAAGAGATTTCTAATCATATTGAAGGCATTAATGCTAATGTTACAAAAATGATTAACGAACGTAAAAAAGCAAATGCGTTTGAAGAAATAGAAAAGAAAGCGCTGGCTTACTGTAACCATGTAAAACCTTTATTTAATGATATTCGTTACCATTGCGATAAGTTAGAATTGTTGGTTGACGATGAGATTTGGCCGTTAACAAAGTATCGTGAATTATTATTTACAAGATAA